A genomic region of Ignavibacteria bacterium contains the following coding sequences:
- the pssA gene encoding CDP-diacylglycerol--serine O-phosphatidyltransferase, with the protein MLISRNFVPSLFTVLNGFCGFMSLINSMNGEFEQACLFIIYAMLFDGFDGIVARLLHSSSKFGVELDSLCDVISFGVAPSFLLYTIQLKNFETIGIIVASLFMVFSSLRLARFNVQLVGFDKDYFKGLPAPIAAVTICSYILFYHNKIFTAQTSSYALWIIAILLPILMISRIKYDTLPKINKANLKKHPAKFVILFIAIILIIITRGEGLFAFCLFYLSSGIIRGIYMLLKPKKKKPQGEKEAVEKIAH; encoded by the coding sequence GTGTTAATTTCAAGAAATTTTGTTCCTTCCCTGTTTACCGTTCTTAACGGCTTCTGCGGGTTTATGTCTCTCATAAACTCAATGAACGGCGAATTTGAGCAGGCATGCTTATTCATTATTTATGCAATGTTGTTTGACGGATTTGACGGAATTGTTGCACGCCTTTTGCACTCATCAAGCAAGTTCGGTGTTGAGCTTGATTCACTTTGTGATGTCATTTCTTTCGGTGTTGCCCCTTCGTTTTTATTATATACAATTCAATTAAAAAACTTTGAAACAATCGGCATCATAGTAGCGTCTTTGTTCATGGTTTTTTCTTCTTTACGTCTTGCAAGATTTAACGTTCAGCTTGTCGGATTTGATAAGGATTATTTCAAGGGACTGCCGGCTCCCATTGCGGCAGTAACAATTTGCTCATACATTTTATTTTATCACAATAAAATATTCACTGCGCAGACAAGTAGTTACGCTTTATGGATTATTGCCATCCTGCTTCCAATATTAATGATAAGCAGGATTAAATACGACACTCTACCGAAAATTAATAAAGCAAACCTCAAAAAACATCCTGCGAAGTTTGTAATTCTTTTTATTGCAATTATTCTGATTATAATTACAAGAGGTGAAGGTCTGTTTGCTTTCTGTTTGTTTTACCTAAGCAGCGGGATTATAAGAGGAATTTATATGCTTCTGAAACCCAAAAAGAAAAAACCGCAGGGAGAAAAAGAAGCGGTAGAGAAAATCGCGCATTAA
- a CDS encoding phosphatidylserine decarboxylase family protein, producing the protein MKITPYGKDVVLRMFVITILLDAVAFFIPNLIAKIILVVLSIILFGFTLYFFRDPLRKLTGNEKEEDLISPADGKVVLIEEVEYKGDYFTPGEKLTQISIFLSPLNVHVNYIPLTGMVDYLKYIPGDYLVAFDHKSSERNERTEIGITSKSGKRVLFKQIAGFVARRIVYTIKEGDEVFAGEKFGMIKFGSRTDIIFKNAVSINVKVGDKVVAGETIIAEL; encoded by the coding sequence TTGAAAATCACACCATACGGAAAAGATGTAGTTCTTAGAATGTTTGTTATCACAATTTTGTTAGATGCGGTAGCATTTTTTATTCCTAACCTTATTGCCAAAATAATTTTAGTTGTTCTTTCTATTATTCTTTTCGGATTTACGCTTTATTTTTTCCGTGACCCGTTGAGGAAACTCACAGGAAATGAAAAAGAAGAAGACCTTATCTCCCCTGCCGACGGCAAAGTCGTTTTAATCGAAGAAGTCGAATACAAAGGTGATTATTTTACTCCCGGTGAGAAGCTTACGCAAATCAGCATCTTCCTTTCACCTCTTAATGTTCACGTAAATTATATTCCGCTAACCGGAATGGTGGATTATCTGAAATATATTCCCGGTGATTATCTTGTTGCATTCGACCATAAATCATCCGAGCGGAATGAAAGAACAGAAATCGGCATAACTTCAAAATCAGGAAAGAGAGTATTATTCAAGCAAATCGCGGGATTTGTTGCACGAAGAATTGTATACACTATTAAAGAGGGGGATGAAGTTTTTGCAGGCGAAAAATTCGGGATGATAAAGTTCGGCTCGAGAACGGATATTATTTTCAAAAATGCGGTTTCAATCAATGTAAAAGTCGGCGATAAAGTCGTAGCCGGTGAAACAATTATTGCAGAGTTATAA
- the purC gene encoding phosphoribosylaminoimidazolesuccinocarboxamide synthase has protein sequence MEKTLIYEGKAKKIYKLADKPDIYLQEFKDDATAFNGVKKDQIENKGVVNNNITCKIFDYLAQNGIETHFVEKVSDNSMLVKSVEIVPVEVVCRNIAAGSLVKKFGLTEGEELSRPLIEFYYKSDELGDPLFSEDHIYEMRLATADNIKKIREMTLKINTLLKKYFIERGLKLVDFKLEFGKQKNGNIILADEISPDTCRLWDAETNKKMDKDRFRFDLGDVKETYQEVLERVMK, from the coding sequence ATATACGAAGGCAAAGCAAAGAAAATTTATAAGCTTGCGGATAAACCCGATATTTATTTGCAGGAATTTAAAGATGATGCAACTGCTTTCAACGGTGTCAAAAAAGACCAAATTGAGAACAAAGGTGTGGTGAATAATAACATCACTTGTAAAATTTTTGATTACCTCGCGCAGAACGGGATTGAGACGCATTTTGTTGAAAAGGTATCGGATAATTCAATGCTTGTAAAAAGCGTTGAAATTGTTCCTGTTGAAGTTGTATGCAGAAACATTGCTGCAGGCAGTTTGGTAAAAAAATTCGGCTTAACCGAGGGAGAAGAACTTTCAAGACCTCTTATTGAGTTTTACTATAAGTCAGATGAGCTGGGTGACCCGTTGTTTTCAGAAGACCATATTTATGAAATGCGGCTTGCAACAGCCGATAACATAAAAAAAATCCGCGAGATGACTTTGAAGATAAATACATTGTTAAAAAAATATTTTATTGAGCGCGGATTGAAGCTTGTGGATTTCAAGCTTGAGTTCGGAAAACAAAAAAACGGCAATATCATTCTTGCGGATGAGATTTCTCCCGATACTTGTCGTTTATGGGATGCCGAGACAAATAAAAAAATGGACAAGGACCGGTTCAGGTTTGACCTTGGAGATGTTAAAGAAACATATCAGGAAGTTCTTGAAAGAGTTATGAAATAA